In Hymenobacter sublimis, a single genomic region encodes these proteins:
- a CDS encoding translocation/assembly module TamB domain-containing protein: MPVYLRRILYALLGLVALVLLLVAGVFVYLQTDSGQDFAARKAESYLRDKLQTDVRIAKFRTDFKHAISLDGVYLEDQKGDTLLSVGHLGIDLDLWALTKSQINLKSLELNDGRLAITRTEPDSISNYDFIVKAFATGDTTTVATTPADTTGAGFQYNIGDLRLTNILLTYNDQVDGMNVRTRVGELAVSMDEVDVDGSTYRVDQAALRNTGINIRQTKVPPDTPQDTAALKLEFGLNRAQLQNVSLTYRNDPSAQFINTRIGEADVTADNIDLVNSQVTLNTLKLRNTSFAYAQNENVPVEQRVVNPAEAVRDLNAAVENATGQEASWVVSLKQSDITGVDVAFDNFNEPRQRTKVRGMDYNHLKFTNLTLNTENLRYSADSTTGRITQLAGQEQSGFAITRAAAQVHYDDHRIQLNDLDLVTPHSHLKRRIGIGYKDLAGIADDLPNLKLNGDLREARLGFRDVLYITPTLIDTPPFSSGPNQSFLISGLVSGRLGDLRVQNLDFVGFRNTVVRGGGRIQGLPNTDDRLILDLNLGYVRTTEADMRSLLPAGTLPELGINPNAPLVMSGQIRGRISNLALTNIDFRGLQGTRIRTTGRLIGLPNTDRRLYADFNIREFTSTAADIKGLLPAGTLPAGYQLPPRLTVSGTFRGRPTALIFDTNLRATTSFGNLTAKVNVGEGPQGQEPVAATFSTQGLDVGKFLGDPTIGKVTASGTLNGRGGLDPNQLRGQLNATVQQATYNGYTYRGITAKVDIDRNRYVVNASSKDDPNLNLDLLATIDLRNASNPTYTVDRLNLRGANLTALGFYTGGDLRVQGDLTANISGSDLNTINGTFSGNRIVIVNNNRPFALDSVSGRIVQRTGRTEVDFASSVADLTLRGNTRLGDLALELQRHIDRYFDLPGVQFRPSSEYRQFTFEANLKQPRLVQQLVPDLKRLTPFKLTGSYDSRAADLRLNTRIGRIVYMGYALDSLKLAVQSDPQKLDYALGLRQISQDTTLQIPNPSLQGSVQNNEIGTRLRIAESDSAEKLNLAGALRVLNQGTTYAFRFDPKLMLDEKQWDITPNNEIRYTTSSGALFAQNLVISRNQRRLSLQTLAGPQYPLQVNMVNLDINGLGRAAGFQDSLIAGTLNGQAIAYSLGQPRQAFTANANLAGFVYNKAAIGDLAVQATNPTPDRYNVDARLTNQQGMDVRAVGYYLATPPSPIQFDVNVNRLDLRIIEPFSLGQLQQMGGGVSGQLAVTGSVSQPNINGTLTTTPDATFTLTQLGAPYFLASQDIDFTNQGIGFDNFVVKDSVGNQAVINGAIRTRDYVSDFRFDLQATTTNFLAIQSSRRENNLFWGKLLVDSDSRITGTLNLPVVRTRARVADGSNFFVGIPNDDPVKVERDGIVEFVDKSAPIDTMLTRQVAIDSAETAAGYDIQALVTVTDNTPFTIVVDEASGDNLRVQANGTLNTAIDPTGNITLTGRLDVTQGKYQMSLYDLASREFDIARGSSITWSGDPYNGQANVTAVYKVRAAPAELISSQGGTDETQNALARNQLPFEVDLKVTGQLLKPLISFDIRLPEEARSDLRGPIEARLTQLRQPSQESELNKQVFSLLVLNRFLADDPFKSSSGNLVAEQLRGSASQVLTQQLNNLTGSYLSNLGVELGVNSYADFSSGAEKTRTDLNVAVRRQLLNNRLTVRLGTDVPLGGGNQSSTGPGQSSVSAFAGDVSVEYNVLANGRIRLQAFRNNAYGDIDGQFVRTGASLIFQRDYRDLADLFKGIDETVKEEVKLENRRRRQDRRANRDSTNAAPNTPRRDSTRLRPVVARPDSARRTAARSAATRPDSTRR; this comes from the coding sequence GGTATGAACGTGCGCACCCGGGTCGGCGAGCTGGCCGTGAGCATGGATGAGGTAGACGTGGATGGCTCCACCTACCGCGTGGATCAAGCCGCCCTGCGCAACACCGGCATCAACATCCGGCAAACCAAGGTGCCGCCGGATACGCCCCAGGACACGGCGGCCCTAAAGCTGGAGTTCGGCCTGAACCGGGCCCAGTTGCAGAACGTGAGCCTGACGTACCGCAACGACCCCTCGGCCCAGTTTATCAACACCCGCATCGGGGAGGCGGATGTAACCGCCGACAACATTGACCTGGTGAACAGCCAGGTGACTCTGAATACACTGAAGCTGCGCAACACCAGCTTCGCCTACGCCCAGAACGAAAACGTGCCAGTGGAGCAGCGGGTAGTAAACCCCGCCGAAGCCGTGCGCGACCTGAACGCCGCCGTGGAAAATGCCACCGGCCAGGAAGCCAGCTGGGTAGTAAGCCTGAAGCAGTCCGACATCACCGGGGTGGATGTGGCCTTCGACAACTTCAACGAGCCTCGGCAGCGCACCAAAGTGCGGGGCATGGACTACAACCACCTGAAGTTCACGAACCTGACGCTCAACACCGAAAACCTGCGCTACTCCGCCGACAGCACCACCGGCCGCATCACGCAGCTGGCGGGCCAGGAGCAGAGCGGTTTTGCCATTACCCGCGCCGCCGCTCAGGTGCACTACGACGACCACCGCATTCAGCTCAACGACCTGGACCTGGTGACGCCCCACAGCCACCTGAAGCGGCGCATTGGCATTGGGTATAAGGACCTAGCCGGTATTGCCGACGACTTGCCCAACCTGAAGCTGAACGGGGACCTGCGCGAGGCGCGTCTGGGCTTCCGCGACGTGCTGTACATCACGCCTACCCTCATTGATACGCCGCCCTTCAGTAGTGGCCCCAACCAGTCCTTCCTGATTAGCGGGCTGGTAAGCGGCCGCCTGGGCGACCTGCGCGTGCAAAACCTCGATTTCGTCGGCTTCCGCAATACCGTGGTCCGCGGTGGGGGCCGCATTCAGGGCCTGCCGAACACCGACGACCGGCTGATTCTGGACTTGAACCTGGGCTACGTGCGCACCACCGAGGCCGACATGCGCAGCCTGCTACCCGCTGGCACCCTGCCAGAACTGGGCATCAACCCCAACGCTCCACTCGTGATGAGCGGGCAGATACGGGGCCGCATCAGCAACTTGGCCCTGACCAACATTGACTTCCGCGGCCTTCAGGGTACCCGCATCCGGACCACGGGCCGCTTGATAGGCCTTCCCAACACAGACCGGCGCCTCTACGCCGACTTCAACATCCGGGAGTTTACCTCTACCGCCGCCGACATCAAGGGCCTACTACCCGCTGGCACGCTGCCGGCCGGCTACCAGCTGCCGCCCCGCCTGACGGTGAGCGGCACGTTCCGGGGGCGGCCCACGGCTTTGATCTTCGATACCAACCTGCGCGCTACCACCAGCTTTGGCAACCTGACCGCCAAGGTAAACGTGGGCGAAGGGCCGCAAGGCCAGGAGCCGGTAGCGGCTACGTTCAGCACCCAGGGCCTCGACGTGGGCAAATTCCTCGGCGACCCAACCATTGGCAAGGTAACGGCCAGCGGCACCCTGAACGGCCGCGGCGGCCTCGACCCCAACCAGCTGCGCGGGCAACTGAACGCCACCGTGCAGCAGGCTACCTACAACGGCTACACCTACCGCGGCATCACGGCGAAAGTGGACATTGACCGCAACCGCTACGTGGTGAATGCCAGCAGCAAGGATGACCCCAACCTCAACCTCGACCTGCTGGCCACCATTGACCTGCGCAACGCCTCGAACCCGACGTATACCGTGGACCGGCTGAACCTGCGCGGGGCCAACCTGACGGCCCTGGGCTTTTACACTGGCGGCGACCTGCGCGTGCAGGGCGACCTGACGGCCAACATCAGCGGCTCCGATTTGAATACCATTAACGGCACGTTCTCCGGCAACCGCATCGTCATTGTGAACAACAACCGGCCGTTTGCCCTGGACTCCGTGAGTGGCCGCATTGTGCAGCGTACGGGTCGCACCGAGGTCGACTTTGCCTCTAGCGTGGCCGACCTGACCCTGCGCGGCAACACCCGCCTCGGCGACCTGGCCCTGGAGCTGCAGCGCCACATTGATCGGTATTTTGACCTACCGGGCGTGCAGTTCCGGCCTTCTTCGGAATACCGACAGTTTACCTTCGAGGCCAACCTGAAGCAGCCGCGCTTGGTGCAGCAGCTGGTGCCCGACCTCAAGCGCCTCACGCCGTTCAAGCTCACGGGTTCCTACGACAGTCGCGCCGCCGACTTGCGCCTGAACACCCGCATCGGCCGCATCGTGTACATGGGGTATGCCCTGGACTCGCTGAAGCTAGCGGTGCAGTCGGACCCGCAGAAGCTAGATTACGCCCTGGGTCTGCGCCAAATCAGCCAGGACACCACCCTGCAGATTCCGAACCCCAGCCTTCAAGGTAGCGTGCAGAACAACGAAATCGGGACGCGGCTGCGCATAGCGGAGTCAGACAGCGCCGAGAAGCTGAACCTGGCCGGCGCCCTACGGGTGTTGAACCAAGGTACTACCTACGCCTTCCGCTTCGACCCCAAGCTCATGCTGGATGAAAAGCAGTGGGACATTACCCCGAATAACGAAATCCGCTACACCACTTCCTCCGGCGCCCTGTTTGCCCAAAACTTAGTTATCAGCCGCAACCAGCGCCGCCTAAGCCTGCAAACCCTGGCGGGGCCGCAGTACCCCCTGCAGGTGAACATGGTGAATCTGGACATTAACGGGCTGGGCCGGGCCGCGGGCTTCCAGGATTCCCTGATTGCCGGCACGCTGAACGGGCAGGCCATTGCCTATAGCTTGGGCCAGCCCCGGCAGGCCTTTACGGCCAATGCCAACCTGGCTGGCTTCGTGTATAACAAGGCAGCCATCGGCGACCTGGCCGTGCAAGCCACCAACCCTACCCCCGACCGCTACAACGTAGATGCCCGCCTGACCAACCAGCAGGGCATGGACGTGCGGGCCGTGGGTTACTACCTCGCTACCCCGCCCTCGCCCATCCAGTTTGATGTGAATGTAAACCGCCTGGACCTGCGCATCATTGAGCCGTTCTCCCTGGGGCAGTTGCAGCAGATGGGCGGCGGCGTGAGCGGGCAGCTGGCCGTGACGGGCAGCGTGAGCCAGCCCAACATCAACGGCACGCTGACCACTACCCCCGACGCCACATTTACCCTGACTCAGCTGGGAGCCCCTTACTTCTTGGCTTCCCAGGATATCGACTTCACCAACCAGGGCATCGGCTTCGATAATTTCGTGGTGAAGGACTCGGTGGGCAACCAGGCTGTCATCAACGGGGCCATTCGCACGCGGGACTACGTGTCGGATTTCCGCTTCGATTTGCAGGCCACGACTACGAACTTCTTGGCCATCCAGAGCTCCCGGCGCGAGAACAACTTGTTCTGGGGCAAGCTGCTGGTTGACTCCGACTCGCGCATCACGGGCACCCTGAACTTGCCAGTAGTTCGGACCCGAGCCCGGGTGGCCGATGGCTCTAACTTCTTCGTGGGCATTCCGAACGACGACCCGGTGAAAGTAGAGCGGGACGGCATTGTGGAGTTCGTGGACAAGAGCGCGCCCATTGACACCATGCTGACCCGGCAAGTAGCCATCGACTCGGCCGAAACCGCCGCCGGCTACGACATTCAGGCCTTGGTGACGGTAACGGACAACACACCCTTTACCATTGTAGTCGATGAGGCTTCCGGCGACAACCTGCGCGTGCAAGCCAATGGCACCCTGAATACGGCCATCGACCCCACCGGCAACATTACCCTCACCGGCCGCCTCGACGTAACCCAGGGCAAGTACCAAATGTCGCTGTATGACTTGGCCTCGCGGGAGTTTGACATTGCCCGGGGCTCGTCCATTACCTGGAGCGGGGACCCTTACAACGGACAAGCCAACGTAACGGCCGTTTACAAGGTGCGCGCGGCTCCCGCCGAGCTGATTTCCTCCCAGGGGGGCACCGATGAAACCCAGAACGCCTTGGCCCGCAACCAGCTACCCTTCGAGGTGGACCTGAAAGTAACGGGGCAGCTGCTGAAGCCGCTGATCAGCTTTGACATTCGCTTGCCTGAAGAAGCCCGCTCCGATTTGCGTGGCCCCATTGAAGCTCGCCTAACCCAGCTGCGCCAGCCTTCCCAGGAAAGTGAGCTAAACAAGCAGGTATTCTCCTTGCTGGTGCTGAACCGCTTCCTGGCCGACGACCCCTTCAAGAGCAGCAGCGGCAACTTGGTAGCTGAGCAGTTACGTGGCTCAGCTAGCCAGGTGCTCACCCAGCAGCTCAACAACCTCACCGGCTCCTACCTCTCCAACCTGGGCGTGGAGTTGGGCGTGAACTCCTACGCCGACTTCAGCAGCGGGGCCGAGAAAACTCGCACCGACCTGAACGTGGCCGTGCGCCGCCAACTGCTTAACAACCGCCTCACCGTGCGCCTGGGTACCGACGTGCCCCTGGGTGGCGGCAACCAAAGCAGCACGGGCCCTGGGCAGTCTAGCGTGAGTGCCTTTGCCGGTGATGTGAGCGTGGAATACAACGTGCTGGCGAACGGCCGCATCCGCCTCCAGGCCTTCCGCAACAATGCCTACGGCGACATTGACGGGCAATTTGTGCGGACCGGGGCCTCCCTCATCTTCCAGCGCGACTACCGCGACCTAGCCGATCTGTTCAAGGGCATCGACGAGACGGTGAAGGAGGAAGTGAAGCTGGAAAATCGCCGCCGCCGCCAGGACCGCCGCGCCAACCGAGACTCCACCAACGCGGCTCCCAATACGCCCCGCCGAGATTCTACCCGCCTCCGTCCCGTAGTCGCCCGCCCCGATTCGGCGCGGCGCACGGCGGCCCGGTCGGCCGCTACCCGCCCCGACTCTACCCGCCGCTAA
- the tamL gene encoding translocation and assembly module lipoprotein TamL has protein sequence MLQHQPFFPQTKDAAETNRQAPPSPPGERGRGREALRWPLLLSVALLASCSGLKYIPEGSKLYTGSTVKVKSTSPIPREAELTTELESVITPKPNTSFLGIRPKLYFWHLGEGKTKGLGHWLANKYGEKPVLLSQVDTQKVKGLMTNRLYNNGYFQPVVHSRVTVKGQAASVDYTAMVNKPYTIKEIFFPEGDSLLPRAVRATQPGSLLKVGDSYSLQTFTNERLRIDGELKNQGFYYFTPDYILFQVDSTLNNQVNVYLKIKEKTPEQAAKPYVLNRIRLNTSYSLSDTTLSERPMRYRGYIYYPDEKMFKAKAITNATFIYPDSLYRRRRQDQTLSRLMSLGTFKYVDVGFRPTRQKPDSAGYGFLNSYVRMTQLPKKSLRAEVLLVSKSNGFVGPGFRIQFRNRSALRGAEQLLVNLTGSFENQRRSNTNTIGLTSYEIGADAQLLVPRLITPPFDIRLVNSDFQPRTTFGAGIRSVTRVDAFTQQGFNLNYGYTWKTKLTNEQELRPIDIQYLRLSNTTKEFDTLLVQRPFLANSFRQQFVLASSYRYTYNQQSLEQRRNQIYFSGGVEVAGNLAYLVSSLTGQQKITNPDGSQSYTILNQPFSQYTKVDLELRNYFRTSANPTSGNKFATRLLVGVGLPYQNARVLPYLRQYGIGGPNSVRAFAARGLGPGTYRTPESNETSAFYDQVGDMRIEANAEYRQDLFPYVKGALFVDAGNIWLINDDPSRRTVDENGNPDGKNGQFAFNTFLKELAVGAGAGLRIDVQFFVIRFDYAYPLRLPYSNTQIKGLTSETTYNKTSDTGRFNIAIGYPF, from the coding sequence ATGTTGCAGCATCAGCCCTTCTTTCCGCAAACTAAGGACGCCGCCGAGACTAATCGTCAGGCTCCTCCCTCTCCTCCTGGAGAGAGAGGCCGGGGAAGGGAGGCGCTCCGTTGGCCCCTGCTGCTGAGCGTTGCGCTGCTGGCTTCCTGTTCCGGGCTTAAATACATTCCGGAGGGTAGCAAGCTCTACACGGGTAGCACCGTGAAAGTGAAATCAACTAGCCCTATTCCGCGCGAAGCGGAACTGACCACCGAGCTGGAATCGGTGATTACGCCCAAGCCGAACACGTCCTTCCTGGGCATTCGGCCCAAGCTTTACTTCTGGCACCTGGGCGAGGGCAAAACCAAGGGTTTGGGGCACTGGCTGGCTAACAAGTACGGCGAGAAGCCCGTGCTGCTCAGCCAAGTAGATACCCAAAAGGTGAAGGGGTTGATGACCAACCGCCTCTACAATAACGGCTACTTCCAGCCCGTGGTGCACAGCCGCGTGACGGTGAAAGGCCAGGCTGCCAGCGTTGATTACACGGCCATGGTAAACAAGCCTTACACCATCAAGGAAATTTTCTTTCCCGAAGGTGACTCCCTGCTGCCCCGCGCCGTGCGGGCTACCCAGCCGGGCTCCCTGCTCAAAGTTGGCGACTCATACAGCTTGCAAACTTTCACCAATGAGCGGTTGCGGATTGATGGCGAGCTGAAAAACCAAGGCTTCTATTACTTCACTCCCGACTATATTCTGTTTCAGGTAGATAGCACCCTGAACAACCAGGTGAACGTGTACCTGAAAATCAAGGAGAAGACTCCTGAGCAGGCCGCCAAACCCTACGTGCTTAACCGCATCCGGCTGAATACCAGCTACTCCCTCAGCGACACCACCCTCAGCGAGCGGCCCATGCGGTACCGGGGCTACATCTACTACCCCGATGAAAAGATGTTCAAGGCCAAGGCCATTACCAACGCCACCTTCATCTACCCCGACAGCCTGTACCGCCGCCGCCGCCAGGATCAGACCCTGAGCCGCCTGATGAGTTTGGGTACGTTTAAGTACGTGGACGTGGGCTTCCGGCCCACCCGCCAGAAGCCCGACTCCGCCGGCTACGGCTTCTTGAACTCCTACGTGCGCATGACCCAACTGCCCAAGAAAAGCCTGCGGGCCGAGGTGTTGCTCGTGAGCAAGTCGAACGGGTTTGTGGGGCCGGGCTTCCGCATCCAGTTCCGTAACCGTTCGGCGCTGCGCGGGGCCGAACAGCTGCTGGTAAACCTGACTGGCTCCTTTGAAAACCAGCGGCGTAGCAACACCAACACCATCGGGCTAACCAGCTACGAAATTGGGGCTGACGCTCAGCTGCTGGTGCCCCGCCTGATTACGCCGCCCTTCGACATCCGACTGGTAAACTCCGACTTCCAACCCCGCACCACCTTCGGGGCCGGCATCCGGTCGGTGACGCGGGTAGATGCCTTCACTCAACAAGGTTTTAACCTAAACTACGGCTATACCTGGAAAACCAAGCTCACCAACGAGCAGGAGCTGCGCCCCATTGATATTCAGTACCTGCGGCTGAGCAATACCACAAAAGAATTTGATACCCTACTGGTGCAGCGCCCTTTCCTGGCTAACTCCTTCCGGCAGCAATTTGTGCTGGCCAGCTCCTATCGTTACACCTATAATCAACAGTCACTGGAGCAGCGCCGCAACCAGATTTACTTTAGCGGCGGGGTGGAAGTGGCCGGCAATCTGGCCTACCTCGTTAGTTCGCTCACGGGTCAGCAGAAGATAACTAATCCGGACGGCAGCCAGTCGTATACCATTCTTAATCAGCCGTTCTCACAGTACACGAAGGTTGATCTGGAGTTGCGCAATTACTTCCGCACCAGCGCTAACCCAACGAGCGGTAACAAGTTTGCTACCCGCTTGCTAGTAGGCGTGGGCCTGCCCTACCAGAACGCTCGGGTGCTACCCTACCTTCGGCAGTACGGCATTGGCGGCCCCAACAGCGTGCGGGCCTTTGCCGCTCGCGGCCTGGGACCCGGCACCTACCGCACCCCAGAATCCAACGAAACCAGCGCTTTCTACGACCAGGTAGGCGACATGCGCATTGAAGCCAATGCTGAGTACCGCCAAGACCTGTTCCCATACGTGAAGGGAGCCTTATTCGTGGATGCCGGCAATATCTGGCTGATCAATGATGACCCCAGCCGCCGGACCGTCGATGAGAATGGCAACCCCGATGGTAAGAATGGGCAGTTTGCCTTCAATACCTTCCTCAAGGAATTGGCCGTAGGCGCGGGAGCCGGCCTGCGCATTGATGTGCAGTTCTTCGTTATTCGCTTCGACTATGCCTACCCCCTGCGCCTACCGTACAGTAACACCCAAATCAAGGGCCTGACTAGCGAAACCACCTACAACAAAACCTCTGATACCGGCCGCTTTAATATTGCTATTGGGTATCCGTTCTAG